One window of the Bacteroidota bacterium genome contains the following:
- a CDS encoding PCMD domain-containing protein, producing the protein MKKFTMSVLASVACLCLFAQTTITNGNMETWTGSGATVEPTQWNSNKTGGGNAATGPQTCFKDTTNPHGGTACAKILTGNVFGIVVNGSMTTGKVEAPSFSKTEGYIHTIPSNSDYRMTFTGRPDSLVFWYRYTPSGSDYPGVEARLHVGNAYTPETPVNGNHLDSTVNIIARGQWAGSTATVGSWTRASFPLVYVDNRTPEYILIACTSSASQTGGVSGSAFWIDDFEAIYNPSIATNTISPLTYYVSASAGASVTVPFGLTGTFNAGNTVTAQLSNASGSFASPVIIGSVSATSSGSINATIPAGTAAGTGYRIRVVSSNPALIASDNGSNITIVPCSNSIAPSAIQNLLTSTNGNPISVSETPTATSREWKYTTTSGSGYTSFGTAETGTTYTPNFSTAGTYYVVCVSSFPGSLTVTSNEVQINVVTNSIAPATAQNILINTNGNLLTVTETPTATSREWKYTTTSGSGYTSFGTAETGTTYTPNFSTAGTYYVVCVSSFPSSLAVTSNEVQINVVTNSIAPTTTQNILTNTNGSLLTVTETPTATSREWKYTTTSGSGYTSFGTAETGTTYTPNFSTAGTYYVVCVSSFPVL; encoded by the coding sequence ATGAAAAAGTTTACAATGAGTGTATTGGCAAGTGTTGCTTGCCTATGTCTGTTTGCCCAAACGACCATTACGAATGGTAATATGGAAACCTGGACTGGTTCTGGTGCCACTGTTGAGCCTACCCAATGGAATTCAAACAAGACCGGAGGAGGCAATGCCGCCACGGGACCGCAAACTTGCTTCAAAGATACGACCAACCCTCACGGAGGAACGGCTTGTGCCAAGATATTGACCGGCAACGTTTTTGGAATTGTAGTGAATGGCTCCATGACCACCGGAAAGGTGGAGGCACCTTCTTTTTCAAAGACAGAAGGATATATCCACACTATTCCATCAAACTCCGATTACCGAATGACATTTACAGGAAGACCGGATAGTCTGGTTTTCTGGTATCGTTATACTCCCTCGGGCTCAGATTATCCGGGAGTAGAGGCTCGCCTTCATGTGGGCAATGCCTATACACCCGAAACCCCGGTGAATGGCAATCATTTGGACAGCACGGTAAACATTATAGCACGTGGACAGTGGGCCGGTTCAACCGCAACGGTCGGCAGTTGGACCAGAGCGTCTTTTCCACTCGTTTATGTAGATAACCGGACACCGGAATATATTCTGATAGCTTGTACCAGCAGCGCCAGCCAGACGGGTGGAGTATCGGGCAGCGCTTTTTGGATAGATGATTTCGAGGCTATTTATAACCCTTCGATTGCTACGAACACAATCAGCCCGCTGACCTATTATGTATCTGCTTCCGCAGGGGCATCGGTGACGGTACCTTTTGGACTTACCGGTACTTTTAATGCAGGGAATACAGTGACTGCTCAATTAAGTAATGCTTCCGGCTCTTTTGCTTCGCCGGTAATTATCGGATCGGTGAGCGCTACCTCTTCTGGAAGTATCAATGCCACTATTCCAGCGGGAACGGCAGCCGGAACGGGTTATCGTATTAGAGTGGTCAGCAGCAATCCGGCTTTAATCGCTTCCGACAATGGTTCTAATATCACTATTGTGCCTTGCAGCAATTCTATTGCTCCATCTGCTATTCAGAATTTATTGACTAGTACGAACGGCAACCCAATTTCGGTTTCTGAGACTCCAACGGCTACTTCGCGTGAATGGAAATACACCACGACCAGCGGAAGCGGTTACACTAGTTTCGGAACTGCTGAAACAGGGACTACATACACACCCAACTTCAGCACAGCGGGAACCTACTATGTAGTTTGTGTGTCTTCTTTCCCCGGTTCATTAACTGTAACCAGTAACGAAGTGCAGATAAACGTAGTGACCAACAGCATAGCGCCAGCAACCGCTCAAAACATATTAATCAACACAAACGGTAACCTGCTGACGGTTACAGAAACTCCAACAGCAACTTCGCGCGAATGGAAATACACTACAACCAGCGGAAGCGGATATACTAGTTTTGGAACTGCTGAAACAGGAACTACCTACACTCCGAATTTCAGCACCGCGGGAACCTACTATGTAGTTTGTGTATCTTCTTTCCCTAGTTCTTTAGCTGTAACCAGTAATGAGGTACAGATAAACGTAGTGACCAACAGCATAGCGCCAACAACTACTCAAAATATATTAACCAACACCAACGGTAGCCTGCTGACGGTTACAGAAACACCAACGGCAACTTCGCGTGAATGGAAATACACCACTACCAGCGGAAGCGGCTACACTAGTTTTGGAACTGCTGAAACAGGAACTACATATACCCCTAACTTTAGCACAGCGGGTACTTACTATGTAGTTTGTGTATCTTCTTTCCCGGTTCTTTAA
- the groL gene encoding chaperonin GroEL (60 kDa chaperone family; promotes refolding of misfolded polypeptides especially under stressful conditions; forms two stacked rings of heptamers to form a barrel-shaped 14mer; ends can be capped by GroES; misfolded proteins enter the barrel where they are refolded when GroES binds) — MAKQILFETDARDKLKAGVDKLANAVKVTLGPKGRNVIIDKKYGAPTITKDGVTVAKEIELEDPIENMGAQMTKEVASKTADQAGDGTTTATVLAQAIVGPGLKALASGANPMDLKRGIDKAVRAIVENLKKQSENVGKDFSKIEQVASISANNDNEIGKMIADAMKKVGTEGVITVEEAKGTETEVKTVEGMQFDRGYSSPYFVTNTESMEAELENPAILIYEKKISNMRELLPILEKVAQSGRPLLIISEEVEGEALATLVVNKLRGTIKVCAVKAPGFGDRRKEMLKDIAILTGGISISEEMGYKLENADFTYLGTAEKVSIDKDNTTIVNGKGEADQIKARIEEIKAQIEKTTSDYDKEKLQERLAKLSGGVAVLYIGAPTEVEMKEKKDRVDDALHATRAAVEEGIVAGGGVAYIRAQSSLEKLKGENDDETTGIAIIRRAIEEPLRQIIANSGLEGSIVVQKVREGKDDFGYNARTDEYTNLKKAGVIDPTKVTRIALENAASIASMLLTTEAVIVDKPEPKGAGMDMSGMGGGMPGGMGGMM, encoded by the coding sequence ATGGCAAAACAAATTTTATTTGAAACCGACGCTCGCGACAAATTGAAAGCCGGCGTTGACAAATTGGCAAATGCAGTGAAAGTAACCTTGGGGCCTAAAGGTCGCAACGTTATCATTGACAAAAAGTATGGCGCTCCAACAATCACTAAGGACGGTGTAACCGTTGCAAAGGAAATTGAACTGGAAGATCCTATCGAAAACATGGGTGCTCAAATGACCAAAGAAGTAGCTTCTAAAACCGCCGATCAGGCTGGTGATGGAACCACTACGGCTACGGTTTTGGCGCAAGCTATTGTTGGTCCGGGCTTGAAGGCTTTGGCTTCCGGTGCAAACCCAATGGATTTGAAGCGTGGTATTGACAAGGCTGTTAGAGCTATTGTTGAGAACCTGAAGAAGCAGTCTGAGAACGTTGGAAAAGATTTCAGCAAGATTGAGCAAGTAGCTTCTATCTCTGCCAACAACGACAACGAAATCGGAAAGATGATTGCCGATGCGATGAAGAAAGTAGGCACTGAAGGCGTTATCACTGTAGAAGAAGCGAAAGGAACCGAAACCGAAGTGAAGACCGTAGAAGGTATGCAGTTCGACCGTGGTTATTCTTCTCCTTACTTCGTGACCAACACCGAAAGCATGGAAGCAGAATTGGAAAATCCTGCCATCCTGATTTACGAAAAGAAAATCAGCAACATGCGCGAATTGCTTCCTATCCTTGAGAAGGTAGCTCAAAGCGGACGTCCACTTTTGATTATCTCTGAAGAAGTAGAAGGCGAAGCCTTAGCTACTTTGGTGGTGAACAAACTGCGTGGAACCATAAAGGTTTGTGCTGTGAAGGCTCCGGGCTTTGGCGATCGCAGAAAAGAGATGTTGAAAGACATCGCTATCTTGACTGGTGGAATCTCAATCAGCGAAGAAATGGGTTACAAGTTAGAGAACGCTGACTTCACTTACCTTGGAACTGCTGAGAAAGTATCTATTGACAAGGACAACACAACGATTGTGAACGGTAAGGGCGAAGCTGACCAAATCAAAGCTCGTATCGAAGAAATCAAGGCGCAAATCGAAAAAACAACTTCCGATTACGACAAAGAAAAGCTTCAAGAGCGTTTGGCTAAACTTTCTGGTGGTGTAGCGGTGCTTTACATCGGCGCTCCAACTGAAGTTGAAATGAAAGAAAAGAAAGACCGTGTAGATGATGCATTGCATGCAACACGCGCAGCGGTTGAAGAAGGTATTGTTGCCGGTGGTGGTGTAGCTTACATCCGCGCACAATCTTCTTTAGAAAAACTGAAAGGCGAAAACGATGACGAAACAACCGGCATCGCCATTATCCGCAGAGCTATTGAAGAGCCTCTTCGTCAAATCATCGCTAACTCTGGTTTAGAAGGTTCGATTGTGGTTCAGAAAGTTCGTGAAGGCAAAGATGACTTCGGTTACAATGCCCGTACTGATGAATACACCAACTTGAAGAAAGCAGGCGTTATTGATCCTACCAAAGTAACTCGTATCGCATTAGAAAATGCAGCTTCGATTGCTTCTATGTTGTTGACAACAGAAGCAGTAATCGTGGACAAACCAGAACCCAAAGGTGCTGGCATGGACATGAGCGGCATGGGCGGCGGAATGCCCGGCGGAATGGGTGGAATGATGTAA
- a CDS encoding co-chaperone GroES yields MAQAKATTDVKVKPLADRVLVKPAEAETKTAGGIIIPDSAKEKPQRGTVIAAGPGKKDEPVTVKAGDTILYGKYSGTEIQVDGQDYLIMRESDIFAIV; encoded by the coding sequence ATGGCGCAAGCAAAAGCAACAACCGACGTAAAAGTTAAGCCTTTGGCAGACAGAGTTCTGGTAAAGCCGGCAGAAGCCGAAACAAAAACCGCTGGAGGAATTATCATTCCCGATTCAGCTAAAGAAAAACCACAAAGAGGAACCGTTATCGCAGCGGGTCCGGGAAAGAAGGATGAGCCTGTTACTGTGAAGGCAGGAGACACCATCCTTTATGGCAAGTACTCTGGTACTGAAATCCAAGTGGACGGTCAGGACTACCTGATCATGCGCGAATCAGACATTTTCGCAATCGTTTGA
- a CDS encoding aldose 1-epimerase family protein yields the protein MHQIENGLLRVKAREYGAELTSLYDLRSKTERLWQADEAIWGWHAPVLFPVVGRCLNDEIRINQRTFKMEKHGFARRSTFRLLELSDSKMVFSLTSDKDTLLSYPYLFEFLISYRLEAHCLLVSYEVVNKDDQDIYFSLGGHPAFAAPLYNDENYEDYYLEFEQTENVFRHKLNQDGFFTGEKDLVLNQERTINLKKDIFKNDALIFEGLKSNSVTLKSKKHPHYVKMNFDGFPFLGIWAKENAPYVCIEPWKGCADTKNRPVDISNKEGIVLLETGKTFCITYKIEIG from the coding sequence ATGCACCAGATAGAAAACGGTTTACTGCGTGTGAAAGCCCGAGAATATGGAGCGGAACTCACTTCGCTTTACGATTTAAGAAGTAAAACGGAAAGACTATGGCAGGCAGATGAAGCCATCTGGGGATGGCATGCTCCTGTACTTTTCCCGGTAGTCGGTCGCTGCCTAAACGATGAAATAAGAATCAATCAGCGGACATTCAAAATGGAAAAACACGGATTTGCCCGACGTTCCACTTTCCGGCTGTTGGAACTAAGTGATTCTAAAATGGTTTTTTCCCTTACGTCAGACAAGGACACCCTTCTTTCCTACCCCTATCTATTTGAATTTCTGATCAGCTATCGGCTAGAGGCACACTGTTTACTGGTTTCCTACGAAGTGGTCAACAAGGACGACCAAGACATCTATTTTTCTTTAGGTGGACATCCAGCCTTTGCCGCGCCACTATATAATGACGAAAATTATGAGGACTATTATCTGGAATTTGAACAGACCGAAAATGTATTCCGTCATAAGCTAAACCAAGATGGTTTCTTTACTGGAGAGAAAGACCTAGTCCTGAACCAGGAACGAACTATCAACCTAAAGAAGGACATATTTAAAAATGATGCACTGATTTTTGAAGGACTGAAATCCAATTCGGTCACCTTGAAATCCAAGAAACATCCGCATTATGTCAAAATGAATTTCGATGGATTTCCCTTCCTCGGTATCTGGGCCAAAGAAAATGCACCGTATGTGTGCATAGAGCCTTGGAAAGGCTGTGCAGATACGAAAAATAGACCAGTGGATATTTCAAATAAAGAAGGTATAGTTTTATTGGAAACCGGTAAAACCTTTTGCATTACTTATAAAATAGAAATTGGATAA
- a CDS encoding ATP-dependent Clp protease adaptor ClpS, whose translation MSSIYQPNQEQETDLLEQVDIEKKIIIHNDDINTFEWVIETLVEVCKHNKPQAEQCAYIIHYKGKYAVKHGSYNTLKPMKDQITDRGIDATIE comes from the coding sequence ATGAGTTCAATATATCAACCCAATCAAGAGCAAGAAACTGATCTTTTAGAACAGGTAGACATTGAAAAGAAGATTATTATTCATAATGACGATATCAACACCTTTGAATGGGTGATTGAAACTTTGGTTGAAGTTTGTAAGCATAACAAACCGCAGGCGGAGCAGTGCGCATACATCATTCATTATAAAGGAAAATATGCTGTGAAACATGGCTCATACAATACTTTGAAGCCCATGAAAGATCAAATCACTGACCGAGGTATTGATGCTACAATAGAATAG
- a CDS encoding SCP2 sterol-binding domain-containing protein, with amino-acid sequence MKNKVLTARDMIYSLPQRLKKEKVQDNALHRFHLKLDGVNGGNFTVTLKNKEVVILDGLVDEPTCEIKASAKAFEDLQQGKGNPAMLFMMGKIKVSNLNEVLKFVEYFDRII; translated from the coding sequence ATGAAAAATAAAGTCTTGACCGCACGCGATATGATATACTCTCTACCACAGCGACTGAAGAAAGAGAAAGTTCAGGACAATGCGCTGCACCGTTTTCATTTAAAGCTAGATGGAGTCAACGGGGGTAATTTCACCGTCACATTAAAAAACAAGGAAGTCGTAATTCTGGATGGACTAGTGGATGAGCCTACCTGCGAGATCAAAGCATCGGCCAAAGCCTTTGAGGACTTGCAACAAGGAAAAGGAAACCCTGCCATGCTTTTTATGATGGGGAAAATTAAAGTTTCCAACTTGAATGAGGTTCTAAAGTTTGTTGAATACTTTGACCGGATCATCTAA
- a CDS encoding WG repeat-containing protein — MMSQTQLIKTFTLTVIIVLSSIVTFAGDVDKAFKYLNTGDYINAIKYLNEAYRDEPENVAANYGLAKYYSLRDNKSFNLDSANSYIIRAANKIPLNPNEKQTKKYLALGVRDYTIETLKRDINRAAYSKCEEENSEDAYQHFINLYTDQGYLDKAINMRNQLAYISARAKNEPEALLVFINKYPKSNEYKEAKELYEKLLYEKITADHSYSSYKNYLDSYPTGAYVKEAHRLYQEKLLDYYNQKHDLDSYNDFLKKYPNHISRPAIEDSIYVIATASGTKESFADFINHYKDNSHIREAWENLYLLYTMDATEDLYRQFMEEFPEYPDRARVAKDMELAHIDLKPYQQGDKWGYAVQPTKDSISIIIPFQYEEAYDFHCGLAAVRLKPCSDRCTYFYIDKTDHRAIIRDFNYAGDFADGYAVAGTGNCEEDSCLYGIINKSGTWVVPPSYDELNDPTEGLYLVSKNERYGFINHSGKIAISIRYSDAVPFSEGVAAVALDSNWFFIDHAGVQLFFDGFHNVSSFHDSLCAATKDGINWGYINKEGIFVIQPLYESAENFENGYAIISKRERDPKYKSLTTSVRYRIDKKGKVIEKLTAPKTEKPTSKKRRKK, encoded by the coding sequence ATGATGAGCCAGACTCAACTTATAAAGACATTTACCCTCACCGTTATTATTGTCCTGTCGTCTATAGTAACTTTTGCGGGTGATGTAGATAAGGCCTTTAAATATCTCAATACCGGTGATTATATCAATGCAATAAAATATCTCAATGAAGCATACAGAGATGAGCCTGAAAATGTAGCCGCTAATTACGGGCTTGCCAAGTACTACTCTCTTCGTGACAACAAGTCTTTTAATCTGGATTCCGCCAACAGTTACATTATCAGAGCAGCGAATAAAATACCCTTGAATCCAAACGAGAAACAAACAAAAAAATACCTCGCTCTGGGAGTGCGTGATTACACCATTGAGACTTTAAAGCGAGATATTAACCGCGCGGCATATTCTAAATGTGAAGAAGAAAATAGCGAAGACGCCTATCAGCATTTCATTAACCTTTATACCGACCAAGGCTATCTGGACAAAGCCATCAACATGCGTAACCAGTTAGCCTATATTAGTGCAAGAGCCAAAAACGAACCAGAAGCTCTGCTCGTATTTATCAATAAATATCCTAAGTCCAATGAATATAAAGAGGCAAAAGAACTTTACGAAAAGCTACTTTACGAAAAAATCACCGCTGACCATTCTTATTCTTCCTATAAAAATTACCTCGACTCTTATCCTACCGGAGCCTATGTGAAAGAAGCACATCGCCTTTATCAGGAAAAGCTGTTGGATTATTATAACCAAAAACATGATCTCGATTCATACAATGATTTTTTAAAAAAATATCCCAACCATATTTCACGGCCAGCTATAGAAGACAGTATTTACGTCATTGCCACCGCTTCTGGAACTAAAGAATCTTTTGCAGACTTCATCAATCATTACAAGGACAACAGCCATATTCGTGAAGCTTGGGAGAATCTCTATCTCCTTTATACGATGGATGCTACGGAAGACCTTTATCGCCAATTTATGGAGGAGTTCCCTGAATACCCCGATCGTGCCAGAGTTGCAAAAGACATGGAACTCGCCCATATTGACTTGAAGCCATATCAGCAAGGTGACAAATGGGGATATGCCGTTCAGCCAACGAAAGACTCTATCTCCATTATTATTCCTTTTCAATATGAAGAAGCCTACGATTTTCATTGCGGTTTAGCAGCCGTCCGACTTAAACCCTGCTCAGACCGCTGTACTTACTTCTACATTGACAAAACAGATCACCGGGCTATTATACGCGACTTTAATTATGCAGGTGATTTTGCGGATGGGTATGCCGTGGCCGGTACCGGTAATTGCGAAGAAGATTCATGTCTCTATGGCATTATCAATAAATCAGGCACCTGGGTGGTACCTCCGTCTTACGATGAACTCAATGACCCAACCGAAGGGCTTTACCTCGTTTCTAAAAATGAACGGTATGGTTTTATAAATCATTCCGGTAAAATCGCAATCTCTATTCGTTATTCAGATGCGGTCCCCTTCAGTGAAGGAGTCGCGGCGGTTGCGCTTGACTCCAACTGGTTTTTTATTGACCATGCCGGTGTACAGCTTTTTTTCGATGGATTTCACAATGTTTCTTCATTTCACGACAGCCTTTGTGCCGCAACTAAAGATGGCATCAATTGGGGTTATATAAATAAAGAGGGCATCTTTGTCATCCAACCTCTCTATGAATCCGCAGAAAACTTTGAAAATGGTTACGCTATTATTTCTAAAAGGGAACGCGACCCTAAATACAAATCGCTGACCACTTCTGTCCGGTACCGGATTGACAAAAAGGGAAAAGTCATTGAAAAACTAACGGCTCCAAAAACGGAGAAGCCTACTAGTAAGAAGAGAAGAAAGAAGTAG
- a CDS encoding heme ABC transporter ATP-binding protein produces MLRAENITYSVGSKRLLEQVSITFFPGKLNLIIGPNGAGKSTLIKILSNQLKAENGAVFYDKENIRQKSVAELACIRSVLSQNIELAFPLRVQEVVMMGRYPHFSGDASEKDYAACEEAMIFFDVKRLADQNYMTLSGGEKQRTQFARVAAQIWYPIKGKFRYLLLDEPLTSLDIHYQFDFMQKSLELLKAKDLVIVAVVHDLNLAAKFADYLVLMNQGRIMSSGGKEDVLSKENIKAAYGMEPIIRKEGNQFYLLF; encoded by the coding sequence ATGCTTAGGGCAGAAAACATTACTTATAGTGTTGGATCAAAGAGACTGCTAGAACAAGTTTCCATTACATTTTTTCCTGGAAAGTTGAATCTTATTATCGGACCTAATGGAGCAGGCAAATCAACTTTAATAAAAATTCTTTCCAACCAACTTAAAGCTGAAAATGGAGCGGTATTTTATGATAAGGAAAATATTCGCCAAAAATCTGTTGCTGAACTCGCGTGTATCCGTTCGGTTTTATCTCAGAATATTGAACTAGCGTTTCCATTAAGAGTGCAGGAGGTTGTGATGATGGGAAGGTATCCTCATTTTAGCGGAGACGCTTCTGAAAAGGATTATGCTGCTTGTGAAGAGGCTATGATTTTTTTTGATGTAAAGAGGCTGGCGGATCAAAATTATATGACGTTAAGTGGAGGAGAAAAACAAAGAACGCAGTTTGCAAGAGTTGCTGCACAAATCTGGTATCCTATCAAAGGCAAATTCCGGTATTTGTTGTTGGATGAACCGCTTACCTCGCTGGACATTCATTACCAATTTGATTTTATGCAAAAGTCTTTGGAACTTCTTAAAGCTAAGGATTTAGTCATTGTGGCCGTGGTGCATGACTTAAATCTTGCGGCGAAGTTTGCAGATTACCTAGTTCTGATGAATCAAGGGAGGATAATGTCCTCCGGTGGAAAAGAGGATGTTCTAAGCAAGGAAAATATTAAGGCGGCGTACGGGATGGAGCCTATTATCCGTAAAGAAGGAAATCAGTTCTACCTACTATTCTAG
- a CDS encoding iron ABC transporter permease: MLNKNKERTITLLLLILLVMTTLFSIRFGAVNISVEEIGSSIQKYFSEIGVMSLNERIFLEIRLPRALLCIFVGASLAMGGTLMQALFRNPIVEPGLIGTSSGAAFGASLYFVLGALFKFNTGEWTLPLAACAGAIVSTVLVFILSQSREQGKSSIVAVLLTGIAINALFMSGVGFLSYIARDPQARSITFWGLGTLSGANWHSVIIVGISTVLSGLVAFRFAKGLNALMIGEEEAQLLGTNIKRLKIYVLGVNVVMISVATAFVGIISFVGLVVPHLLRMLHGSDNRHLLRHSALLGGIMLSMADLISRMLLRPAELPIGIITSVVGVPVFIFLLRRKYYFL, encoded by the coding sequence ATGCTGAATAAGAATAAAGAAAGGACTATCACCCTTTTATTATTGATACTACTTGTAATGACGACTCTGTTTTCTATTCGCTTTGGTGCGGTAAATATTTCTGTGGAGGAAATTGGTTCATCTATCCAAAAATATTTTTCAGAGATAGGTGTGATGAGTCTTAACGAAAGGATATTTCTGGAGATTCGTCTGCCACGGGCACTTCTATGTATTTTTGTCGGTGCAAGTTTAGCTATGGGGGGGACGCTGATGCAGGCTTTATTTCGTAATCCGATAGTGGAACCAGGACTGATAGGAACATCTAGTGGTGCAGCCTTTGGCGCGTCTCTATATTTTGTGTTGGGAGCTTTGTTTAAGTTCAATACGGGAGAATGGACTTTGCCATTGGCAGCATGCGCCGGAGCTATAGTATCTACGGTACTTGTATTTATACTCTCGCAATCGAGGGAACAAGGAAAGAGTTCAATTGTTGCGGTTCTGCTTACCGGTATAGCAATCAATGCTTTGTTTATGAGCGGGGTTGGATTTCTTTCTTATATCGCCCGCGATCCACAGGCTCGTTCCATCACCTTTTGGGGGCTTGGGACTCTTTCAGGCGCGAATTGGCATTCGGTTATCATCGTTGGCATTTCGACTGTTTTAAGTGGCTTGGTTGCTTTTCGCTTTGCCAAAGGATTGAATGCTTTAATGATAGGAGAGGAGGAAGCACAACTTTTGGGCACTAATATTAAACGCCTGAAGATTTATGTACTGGGGGTTAACGTGGTGATGATATCTGTGGCCACCGCTTTTGTAGGGATTATCAGTTTTGTTGGCCTTGTCGTGCCCCATTTACTTAGAATGCTTCATGGTTCAGACAATCGGCACCTACTTCGTCATAGCGCACTTCTGGGAGGCATAATGCTAAGCATGGCCGATTTGATTTCAAGAATGCTTCTAAGACCGGCCGAATTGCCGATAGGAATCATTACTTCGGTGGTAGGGGTACCAGTTTTTATTTTTTTGTTGAGGAGGAAATATTATTTTCTTTAA
- a CDS encoding ABC transporter substrate-binding protein, whose protein sequence is MTRILFLCSLSFVLASCGRFGNADIKEEHRERIVCIAKQYSEIIFALGAEADIVAVDVSSTYPPEIKQLPTVGYHRALSLEGIMAAKPTLILHDNNIGPEHVVRQLEQLKIPMKVFSSGTTIDSTKIMMREMGVYFHKEKEADSLCAKLDRDMSLALDNSKKYKQTVKVLVIHFGQASNVFLVMTKKSTAARMIEWAGGEMAVTDEKGMRQLSAEVVAASDPDVIILTDFGYDRLGTNEKIKELPGVSGTKAAQNNRIYRVEEHDLVYFGPRTGENTLMLQKLIHQDAE, encoded by the coding sequence ATGACAAGGATATTATTCTTATGCAGCCTTTCTTTTGTTCTTGCTTCCTGCGGACGATTTGGAAATGCAGACATAAAGGAGGAACACCGGGAGCGGATAGTATGTATAGCCAAGCAATACAGCGAAATTATTTTTGCGCTAGGTGCAGAGGCAGATATAGTGGCAGTAGATGTTTCAAGCACCTATCCCCCAGAGATAAAACAACTTCCTACCGTAGGCTATCACCGGGCTTTGAGCTTGGAGGGGATTATGGCGGCGAAGCCAACACTCATTTTGCACGATAACAATATTGGTCCTGAACATGTAGTGAGGCAATTGGAGCAACTGAAAATTCCTATGAAAGTGTTTTCAAGCGGAACTACCATTGACAGTACAAAGATTATGATGCGTGAAATGGGTGTCTATTTTCATAAAGAAAAGGAGGCGGATTCGCTTTGTGCAAAACTTGACAGAGACATGAGTTTGGCGTTGGATAATTCAAAAAAATATAAGCAAACGGTGAAGGTATTGGTCATACATTTTGGACAGGCATCCAATGTATTTCTGGTAATGACCAAAAAGAGTACAGCTGCCCGAATGATTGAATGGGCCGGTGGTGAAATGGCTGTCACAGATGAAAAAGGTATGAGGCAACTATCTGCGGAAGTAGTAGCTGCTTCTGACCCGGATGTAATTATCCTGACTGATTTTGGGTATGACCGGTTGGGCACAAATGAGAAAATCAAAGAGCTTCCGGGAGTATCGGGTACGAAAGCTGCACAAAATAATCGTATTTACAGGGTGGAAGAACACGACCTTGTTTATTTTGGACCGAGAACAGGAGAGAATACACTGATGCTTCAAAAGTTAATTCATCAGGATGCTGAATAA